AGGGAGCCGGGGACACCGGCGACACCGACACCGGCGACGAGGCCGGGAACGCCGGAGCCGGCGCGATCAGCTGCCCGGACGTCACCTCCGAGCTGCCCGCGATCCCGGCCTCCGCCCAGGCCGAGGTCGACCGCAACCTGGCCCTGCTCGACACCCAGGTCGCCCAGGCCAACCAGCGACTGATCGACACCGTGGGCCAGGGCGGACCCAACTTCGTACAGAACGCCATCCTCGGCCCGCTCGAGGACAAGCGCATCGCCACCGTCAACCGCATCGCCACCGCCATCGGCCGCACCGCCGAGAAGCCCCAGGGCCTGGACTCCCTGGCTGCCTGCACGCTCACCCAGTGACGTGACAGGCGCTGTGGCCGCCCCGTGTGAGCGCCGGCCGGGGCGGCCACGGTCCCGGCAGCCGGTTGCGCGGGCTTCCGCACAACCGGATCGGGAAATTCATTAGACAGACGAACTAACTACGCTCATAATCGTTAGACATGGGAAAGACTTATGAGCGCATAGACGGCCGGCTCCGCACCTTCATCGAAGAGCAGCCCCTCTTCTTCACCGCGACCGCCCCGCTCTGCGGTGACGGCACGATCAACCTCTCCCCCAAGGGCCTCAGGGGTTCCTTCGCGGTGCTGGACGACCACACCGTCGCCTACCTCGACTTCGCCGGATCCAACGCGGAGACCGTCGCTCATCTGCGGGAGAACGGCCGGATCACCCTCATGTGGTGCGCCTTCCAGGGCCCGCCCAACATCGTCCGGGTGCACGGCCGGGGCGAGCCGGTCTTCCGCGACGACCCCCGCTTCCGGGAACTCCTCTCCCGCTTCCCGGACATCGACCCGACCCAGCACGGGCTGCGCGCGATCATCGTCGTGACGGCCGAACTCGTCCGCGACACCTGCGGTTACGCGGTGCCCTTCATGACGTACGACGAGGACCGCGATCTGCACAGCAGGCGCTTCGCGCGCGAGGACGACGCCTCGCTCAGCGCCTATTTCGAGAAGAAGGATCACATCGGAACCAGCCTGGATGGCCTACCCGGGCTGCCGTTGCCGCTGCCGCCGTCTACGGTCTGAGGCATGCGCCCCGGTGTCGTCGCCGCCCTCGCCGCCTCGCCCCTCCTCCTGCTCGGTGCCGCGCCCGAGGGCGCCCCGCCGCTGCCCGCGCGGATGGCGGACACCGGCGGCGGCACCCAGCTGATCACGGCCGTGGCACCCCGGACCGGCGCCACGACCGGCACGGTCACGTGGTGGGACCTGAGCGACGGCCGCTGGGTGAAGGCGGGTTCCGCCGCCGCCCGCTTCGGCGCGAACGGTCTCGTCGAAGGCGCCACGCGCAAGCAGGGC
This genomic window from Streptomyces sp. DG2A-72 contains:
- a CDS encoding pyridoxamine 5'-phosphate oxidase family protein → MGKTYERIDGRLRTFIEEQPLFFTATAPLCGDGTINLSPKGLRGSFAVLDDHTVAYLDFAGSNAETVAHLRENGRITLMWCAFQGPPNIVRVHGRGEPVFRDDPRFRELLSRFPDIDPTQHGLRAIIVVTAELVRDTCGYAVPFMTYDEDRDLHSRRFAREDDASLSAYFEKKDHIGTSLDGLPGLPLPLPPSTV